The Microbacterium sulfonylureivorans region ACGACCGCGTCACCGGCAAGGCGGCCCTGTTCGCGCCCAACGCGCAGGTGGTCCACGTCGACATCGACCCCGCCGAGATCTCGAAGATCCGCACCGCGGACGTGCCGATCGTGGGCGACCTCAAGGACGTGCTCGTCGACCTCGACGCCGCCTTCCGTGCGGTGGCGCAGACATCCGCTCCCGACATCGCCGAATGGTGGTCGTTCCTCGACGGCCTGCGCGACGAGTTCCCGCTCGGCTACACGCAGCCGAGCGACGGGCTGATGTCGCCGCAGTACGTGATCCAGCGCATCGGCGAGCTGACCGGACCGGAGGGCATCTACGCCGCCGGCGTCGGACAGCACCAGATGTGGGCGGCGCAGTTCATCAAGTACGAGCGGCCCAACGCGTGGCTCAACTCCGGCGGCGCCGGGACGATGGGCTACTCGGTTCCCGCGGCCATGGGCGCCAAGGTGGCAGAGCCCGACCGTCAGGTGTGGGCGATCGACGGCGACGGATGCTTCCAGATGACCAACCAGGAGCTCGCGACCTGCGCGATCAACAACATCCCGATCAAGGTCGCGATCATCAACAACTCGTCGCTCGGCATGGTGCGCCAGTGGCAGACGCTGTTCTACGACGGCCGCTACTCGCACACCAACCTCAACACCGGCCACGGCACGGTGCGCATCCCCGACTTCGTCAAGCTGGCCGAGGCGTACGGGTGCCTCGCGATCCGCGTCGAGAAGGAGGAGGACGTGGATGCCGCGGTGCAGCTCGCCCTCGACACGAACGACCGCCCCGTGGTGATCGACTTCGTCGTGAGCGCCGATGCGATGGTCTGGCCGATGGTGCCGCAGGGCGTGAGCAACAGCTACGTCCAGTACGCGCGCGATCACGCACCCGCCTTCGAGCAGGAGGACTGACGCCATGACCACTCACGTGCTGAGCCTCCTCGTCGAGGACAAGCCGGGTCTGCTGACCCGTGTCGCCGGGCTCTTCGCCCGCCGCGGCTTCAACATCGAATCGCTCGCGGTGGGCGTCACCGAGGTCCCCGGGCTCTCGCGCATCACCGTCGTCGTCGACGTCGACGAACTGCCGCTCGAGCAGGTGACGAAGCAGCTCAACAAGCTCGTCAACGTCATCAAGATCGTCGAGCTCGACATGGCCTCGTCGGTGCAGCGCGAGCACATGCTCGTCAAGGTCCGCGCCGACAACCAGACCCGCTCGAACGTGCTGGAGGTCGTGAGCCTCTTCCGCGGCTCGATCGTCGACTACGCCACCGACGCCCTCGTCGTCGAGGTGACGGGCGACAAGGGCAAGGTCGAGGCCTTCCTGCGCGCTCTCGAGCCGTTCGGCATCAAGGAGCTCGCGCAGTCCGGCCTGCTCGCCATCGGCCGCGGCGGCAAGAGCATCACCGAGCGCGTCCTGCGCGGCTGAGCCGCGGCATCCGCTCTCTTCAGACCATCACGAACCAGATACACAAGGAGACACACCCCCATGGCTGAACTCTTCTACGACGCCGACGCCGACCTGTCGCTGATCCAGGGCAAGAAGGTCGCGATCGTCGGCTACGGCTCGCAGGGCCATGCGCACGCGCAGAACCTGCGCGACTCGGGCGTCGAGGTCGTCATCGCGCTCAAGGACGGCTCGAAGTCGATCGAGAAGGCCCAGGACGAGGGCTTCGACGTCAAGAGCGTCGCCGACGCCGCCGAATGGGCCGACGTCATCATGATCCTCGCGCCCGACCAGCACCAGCGGTCGATCTACAACGACTCGATCAAGGACAAGCTCGTCCCGGGCAAGACGCTCGCCTTCGCGC contains the following coding sequences:
- a CDS encoding acetolactate synthase large subunit; translated protein: MPAETAAAVPRPPARTATAPVLTGAQAVVRSLELLGVTDVFGLPGGAILPVYDPLMDSTELRHILVRHEQGAGHAAEGYAAASNKIGVAIATSGPGATNLVTAIADAYMDSVPIVCITGQVFSNLMGTDAFQEADIVGITMPITKHSFLVKDASEIPGAIAAAFEIAGTGRPGPVLVDITKDAQQAEAPFLWPPKIDLPGYRPVTKAHGKQIQAAAQLIAEAKKPVLYVGGGVIRSQASAELLTLAESTGAPVVTTLMARGAFPDSHQQHLGMPGMHGTVPAVLALQEADLLVSLGARFDDRVTGKAALFAPNAQVVHVDIDPAEISKIRTADVPIVGDLKDVLVDLDAAFRAVAQTSAPDIAEWWSFLDGLRDEFPLGYTQPSDGLMSPQYVIQRIGELTGPEGIYAAGVGQHQMWAAQFIKYERPNAWLNSGGAGTMGYSVPAAMGAKVAEPDRQVWAIDGDGCFQMTNQELATCAINNIPIKVAIINNSSLGMVRQWQTLFYDGRYSHTNLNTGHGTVRIPDFVKLAEAYGCLAIRVEKEEDVDAAVQLALDTNDRPVVIDFVVSADAMVWPMVPQGVSNSYVQYARDHAPAFEQED
- the ilvN gene encoding acetolactate synthase small subunit, producing MTTHVLSLLVEDKPGLLTRVAGLFARRGFNIESLAVGVTEVPGLSRITVVVDVDELPLEQVTKQLNKLVNVIKIVELDMASSVQREHMLVKVRADNQTRSNVLEVVSLFRGSIVDYATDALVVEVTGDKGKVEAFLRALEPFGIKELAQSGLLAIGRGGKSITERVLRG